From the genome of Lotus japonicus ecotype B-129 chromosome 6, LjGifu_v1.2, one region includes:
- the LOC130723588 gene encoding uncharacterized protein LOC130723588, whose translation MGSRVSPNSSYSLCQYSNKSPCPIPSLQLGNGTQSNCGMTCPLIHGSALCRSRNLRMHIMKQACFAPYNDEFYHGTKHKEIAHAAVSDIGSSEVKHDVLDPSLLGIQPESPSWPERDEILRLNFERKVNSVGIPLSIRMIKKKLQWEKGLTEASEFTSCSVKRVFSSMLFIIHELQNHVLQTREILCCEDLQGAMAKLQGDLDVSFVWLFQNIFWKSPNLMVNVMVLLANFSVFSMCDNNVMTNNRNKLLQHSQGESGKQELTEDEEMLWKSMLEEASRWQNELQSEALDHETVLKFVAPVSIQLEGDQYEEYVKTRLYYRKHLRQAPYNSLLLSNYAQFLYLVVHDLDGAEEYFKRSVLEEPPDAEAFSRYADFLWLVRKDLEAAELRYQEALEEEPRNTYYASKYANFLWSTGGKDTCFPLESPDKLSTIK comes from the exons ATGGGCTCGAGAGTCTCTCCAAACTCCTCTTACTCTCTTTGTCAGTACTCCAATAAATCACCTTGTCCTATTCCTTCTTTGCAACTTGGAAATGGCACTCAGAGTAACTGTGGAATGACATGTCCTTTGATTCATGGTTCTGCCCTTTGTCGCTCGAGGAATTTAAGGATGCATATTATGAAACAAGCTTGCTTTGCCCCTTATAATGATGAGTTCTACCATGGAACTAAGCACAAGGAAATTGCTCATGCAGCAGTATCTGACATAGGTTCCTCAGAAGTGAAGCATGATGTTCTAGATCCTTCTCTTCTGGGTATTCAACCCGAGTCGCCGAGCTGGCCTGAAAGGGATGAAATCTTGAGGCTAAACTTTGAAAGGAAAGTGAACAGTGTTGGAATTCCTTTATCCATTCGGATGATCAAGAAGAAGCTACAATGGGAGAAGGGTCTTACAGAGGCAAGTGAATTCACTTCATGTTCTGTGAAGAGGGTCTTCTCCTCCATGCTGTTTATCATCCACGAGCTTCAAAACCATGTCTTGCAAACAAGGGAGATTCTCTGCTGTGAAGATTTGCAAGGTGCCATGGCTAAGTTGCAAGGAGATTTGGATGTTTCATTCGTATGGCTCTTTCAGAATATATTTTGGAAAAGCCCGAATCTCATGGTCAATGTGATGGTCCTCCTAGCCAATTTCTCAGTGTTCTCGATGTGTGACAACAATGTTATGACTAATAATAGGAATAAACTACTACAACATTCACAAGGTGAATCTGGAAAGCAGGAGTTGACAGAAGATGAGGAAATGTTGTGGAAATCAATGCTGGAGGAAGCTTCAAGATGGCAAAACGAATTGCAGAGTGAAGCTTTGGACCATGAGACAGTGCTAAAGTTTGTGGCACCAGTATCTATTCAGCTTGAAGGGGATCAGTATGAGGAATATGTCAAAACAAGGCTTTATTACAGAAAGCATTTACGCCAGGCACCTTACAATTCTCTTCTGCTGTCTAACTATGCACAGTTCCTTTATCTTGTCGTTCATGACCTTGATGG GGCAGAAGAGTACTTCAAGAGATCTGTGCTGGAGGAGCCGCCAGATGCTGAGGCATTCAGTCGATATGCTGATTTCCTGTGGTTGGTAAGAAAGGATCTTGAGGCAGCAGAACTTAGATACCAGGAAGCATTGGAAGAAGAACCCAGAAACACTTATTACGCATCGAAGTATGCTAATTTCCTTTGGAGCACTGGTGGAAAAGATACTTGTTTTCCACTTGAATCCCCTGATAAACTTTCCACCATAAAATAG
- the LOC130723589 gene encoding glycosylinositol phosphorylceramide mannosyl transferase 1-like, giving the protein MRGSCCFFFNRRTEQRFRLLAISTVKSARRINLLLCFCIALTLLLLLLLLAAANSSTTANRSRPHPRFPLSRKGYSIVMNTWKRYDLLKQSITHYSSCPRLESVHIVWSEPDPPSDFLIKFLNHAIESESTDGRHVKLKFDINMEDSLNNRFKEVKDLETDAVFSIDDDVIFPCSSVEFAFDVWQSAPDTMVGFVPRVHWLDSSEGDGNKFRYGGWWSVWWTGTYSMVLSKAAFFHKKYFSLYTNEMPASIREYVTTNRNCEDIAMSFLVANATDAPPIWVKGKIFEIGSTGISSLGGHSERRTECVNKFTAVYGRMPLVSTSVKAVDSRNIWFW; this is encoded by the exons ATGAGAGGGagctgctgcttcttcttcaaccgTCGCACGGAGCAGAGGTTCCGCCTACTCGCGATCTCCACCGTCAAATCAGCGAGGAGGATCAATCTCTTGCTCTGCTTCTGCATTGCGTTAacgctcctcctcctcctcctcctcctcgccgCCGCCAATTCTTCCACCACCGCCAACCGCTCTCGTCCTCATCCTCGCTTTCCTCTTTCCAG GAAGGGGTATTCTATCGTAATGAACACATGGAAGAGATATGATCTCTTAAAGCAGTCCATCACGCATTATTCATCATGTCCGCGACTTGAATCAGTACATATAGTGTGGAGCGAACCTGACCCTCCTTCTGATTTTCTTATTAAATTTCTAAACCATGCAATAGAGTCTGAGTCAACAGATGGGCGACATGTCAAATTAAAATTTGACATCAACATGGAAGACAGTTTGAACAATAGGTTTAAAGAAGTAAAGGATTTGGAGACAGATGCTGTCTTTTCTATTGATGATGATGTCATATTTCCTTGCTCTTCGGTGGAATTTGCATTTGATGTTTGGCAAAGTGCACCAGATACAATGGTGGGATTTGTACCTCGTGTCCATTGGTTGGATTCATCG GAAGGTGATGGCAATAAATTTAGATATGGGGGATGGTGGTCTGTGTGGTGGACGGGTACATATAGCATGGTGCTTTCCAAGGCAGCATTCTTCCATAAGAAGTATTTCAGTCTCTACACAAATGAGATGCCAGCATCAATAAGAGAATATGTAACCACGAATAG GAATTGTGAGGATATTGCAATGTCTTTCCTTGTTGCAAATGCCACTGATGCACCCCCAATATGGGTTAAAG GTAAAATATTTGAGATTGGATCCACCGGAATCAGCAGCTTGGGAGGTCACAGTGAAAGAAGAACAGAGTGTGTCAACAAATTTACTGCTGTATATGGACGGATGCCCTTGGTATCTACTTCAGTAAAGGCTGTTGATAGCCGCAACATCTGGTTTTGGTGA